Proteins from a single region of Prinia subflava isolate CZ2003 ecotype Zambia chromosome 10, Cam_Psub_1.2, whole genome shotgun sequence:
- the LRRC8C gene encoding volume-regulated anion channel subunit LRRC8C, with protein sequence MIPVTEFRQFSEQQPAFRVLKPWWDVFTDYLSVAMLMIGVFGCTLQVMQDKIICLPKRVQPCQNQSNSSNVYNTIPDTTALPPLKPSTPPATVEMKGLKTDLDLQQYSFINQVCYERALHWYAKYFPYLVLIHTLVFMLCSNFWFKFPGSSSKIEHFISILGKCFDSPWTTRALSEVSGEDSEEKDNRKNNINKSNTTQPSTEGTLVKTQSLKSIPEKLVVDKGTPGALDKKEGEQAKALFEKVKKFRLHVEEGDILYVMYVRQTVLKVIKFLIIIAYNTALVSEVNFTVVCNVDIEDMTGYKNFCCNHTMAHLFSKLSYCYLCFVSIYGLTCLYTLYWLFYRSLKEYSFEYVRQETGIDDIPDVKNDFAFMLHMIDQYDPLYSKRFAVFLSEVSENKLKQLNLNNEWTADKLRQRLQTNSHSHLELQLFMLSGLPDTVFEITELQSLKLEIINNVMIPATIAQLDNLQELSLHQCSVKIHSAALAFLKENLKILSVKFDDIRELPHWMYGLRNLEELYLIGSLSHDISKNITLESFRELKSLKVLHIKSNLSKIPQSAVDVSSHLQKLCIHNDGTKLVMLNNLKKMVNLTQLELVHCDLERIPHAVFSLLSLQELDLKENNLKSIEEIVSFQHLRKLTILKLWYNSITYIPEHIKKLTSLERLSFSHNKIEVLPSHLFLCNKIRYLDLSYNDIRFIPPEIGVLQSLQYFSITCNKVESVPDELYFCKKLKTLKIGKNNLSVLSPKIGNLTLLSYLDIKGNHFEILPPELGECRALKRTGFTVEDNLFETLPSDVREQMKAE encoded by the exons ATGATCCCCGTGACCGAGTTCCGGCAGTTCTCGGAGCAGCAGCCGGCGTTCCGCGTGCTGAAGCCCTGGTGGGATGTGTTCACCGACTACCTCTCGGTGGCCATGCTGATGATCGGAGTGTTCGGCTGCACCCTGCAG GTCATGCAAGACAAGATAATATGCCTTCCAAAGCGTGTCCAGCCTTGCCAGAACCAGTCTAATAGTTCAAATGTGTACAACACAATACCAGATACCACCGCCCTTCCACCACTGAAGCCATCCACCCCTCCAGCTACGGTTGAAATGAAAGGACTCAAGACTGATCTGGACCTTCAGCAATACAGCTTTATAAATCAGGTGTGCTATGAACGGGCTCTGCACTGGTATGCCAAGTACTTCCCTTACCTTGTCCTTATACACACACTGGTCTTCATGCTGTGTAGTAACTTTTGGTTCAAATTCCCTGGATCGAGCTCCAAAATTGAACACTTCATTTCAATACTTGGGAAATGTTTTGATTCTCCCTGGACAACGAGAGCTTTATCTGAGGTGTCAGGGGAAGACTCTGAAGAGAAGGATAACAGGAAGAACAACATTAACAAGTCTAATACTACTCAGCCAAGCACTGAAGGCACTTTGGTCAAGACACAGTCTTTAAAATCAATCCCTGAGAAGTTAGTAGTGGATAAGGGAACACCTGGGGCATTAGATAAAAAAGAAGGTGAACAGGCCAAAGCACTGTTTGAAAAGGTGAAGAAATTTAGACTGCATGTTGAGGAGGGTGATATACTCTATGTCATGTACGTTCGCCAGACTGTACTTAAGGTAATTAAATTCCTTATTATTATTGCTTACAACACAGCACTTGTCTCAGAAGTTAATTTTACAGTAGTCTGTAACGTTGATATTGAAGACATGACAGGATACAAGAATTTTTGCTGCAATCACACGATGGCACATCTGTTCTCTAAACTTTCTTACTGCTACCTGTGCTTTGTAAGCATCTATGGGCTGACATGCCTTTACACACTGTACTGGTTGTTCTACCGTTCGCTGAAGGAATATTCTTTTGAGTACGTTCGGCAAGAGACGGGAATTGATGACATCCCAGACGTCAAGAATGACTTTGCTTTTATGCTTCATATGATCGATCAGTATGATCCTCTCTACTCCAAGCGCTTTGCTGTCTTCCTGTCTGAAGTCAGCGAAAATAAGCTGAAACAGCTGAACCTAAACAATGAGTGGACTGCAGATAAACTGCGACAGAGGCTACAGACAAACTCCCACAGCCATTTGGAGCTACAGCTTTTCATGCTTTCTGGACTACCAGACACAGTGTTTGAAATTACTGAGCTGCAGTctttaaaacttgaaataattaataatgTAATGATACCAGCAACCATTGCACAGTTGGACAATCTCCAGGAGCTCTCACTGCACCAGTGCTCCGTGAAGATCCACAGTGCCGCCTTGGCTTTTCTGAAGGAGAATCTCAAGATCTTGAGTGTCAAGTTTGATGACATCAGAGAACTTCCACATTGGATGTATGGCCTCAGAAATTTGGAAGAGCTCTATTTAATTGGCTCCCTAAGTCACGATATTTCTAAAAACATTACACTGGAGTCTTTTCGGGAGCTTAAAAGCCTAAAAGTTCTTCACATAAAAAGTAATTTGTCCAAAATCCCACAATCTGCAGTTGACGTTTCAAGTCACCTGCAAAAATTGTGTATTCATAATGATGGCACTAAGTTAGTGATGCTCAACAACCTGAAGAAGATGGTCAACCTGACACAGCTGGAATTGGTTCACTGTGATTTGGAGCGCATCCCGCATGCAGTCTTCAGCCTTCTCAGTCTTCAGGAATTGGATCTAAAGGAGAACAACCTCAAATCCATTGAAGAAATAGTAAGTTTTCAACATCTGCGAAAACTGACAATTCTAAAGCTGTGGTACAACAGTATAACCTACATCCCAGAGCATATAAAGAAGCTCACTAGTCTAGAGCGGCTTTCCTTCAGCCACAATAAAATAGAGGTTCTTCCGTCCCACCTGTTCCTATGCAACAAAATCAGATATTTGGATTTGTCTTACAATGACATTCGCTTTATCCCACCTGAAATAGGAGTTCTGCAGAGTTTACAATACTTTTCCATTACTTGCAACAAAGTGGAGAGTGTGCCAGATGAACTATACTTTTGCAAAAAACTTAAGACGttgaaaattgggaaaaataaCTTGTCAGTCCTTTCACCTAAAATTGGTAATTTGACACTGCTCTCCTACTTGGATATTAAAGGCAATCACTTTGAAATCCTCCCACCTGAGCTTGGCGAGTGTAGAGCTCTGAAAAGGACTGGTTTCACTGTAGAGGACAACTTGTTTGAAACTTTGCCTTCTGATGTCAGGGAGCAAATGAAAGCTGAATAA